A stretch of Nonomuraea africana DNA encodes these proteins:
- a CDS encoding 8-oxoguanine deaminase has translation MVHDLLVRNAVLVAACDEERRELAGGWVAVTGGLVSGVGNGAQPQAAEVLDASGCLVTPGLVNTHHHIYQNLTRSYAPVVNGSLFKWLTGLYPLWAGLDEEASYLSAWVGLAELALGGCTTSTDHLYVAGRGDLWSAEIEAARELGFRFHPTRGSMSLSEKDGGLPPDSVVQDEEEILADSERLVKRHHDPSHGAMVRVAIAPCSPFSVSPSLMRRAAELAERLDVRLHTHLAEDPDEDAYCMERFGRRPVEQFEEVGWLTGRSWVAHCIYPSREEIARLGAAGVGVAHCPSSNMLIGGGGFAPVREFRAAGVPVGLGCDGSASTDSASLWLESRTALLLGRQRLGPTGMTARDVLDMGTRGGAACLGRAGELGTLTEGAAGDLVCWPLEGPAYAGALTDPVEAWLRCGPAAARHTVIAGRALVKDGELMAPGLEDILVRHRAAAARLQGVR, from the coding sequence ATGGTTCACGATCTGCTGGTCAGGAACGCCGTGCTGGTGGCGGCCTGCGACGAGGAGCGCAGAGAGCTGGCGGGCGGCTGGGTGGCGGTCACCGGCGGCCTGGTCAGCGGGGTGGGGAACGGCGCACAGCCGCAGGCCGCCGAGGTGCTCGACGCCTCGGGCTGCCTGGTGACGCCGGGGCTGGTCAACACGCACCACCACATCTACCAGAACCTCACCAGGTCCTACGCGCCCGTCGTGAACGGCTCTCTGTTCAAGTGGCTGACCGGCCTCTACCCGCTGTGGGCTGGGCTCGACGAGGAGGCGTCCTACCTGTCGGCCTGGGTGGGGCTGGCCGAGCTCGCGCTGGGCGGCTGCACCACCTCCACCGACCATCTCTACGTCGCCGGCCGCGGCGATCTGTGGTCGGCGGAGATCGAGGCGGCGCGGGAGCTGGGGTTCAGGTTCCACCCGACGCGGGGATCGATGAGTCTGTCGGAGAAGGACGGCGGCCTGCCGCCCGACTCCGTCGTCCAGGACGAGGAGGAGATCCTGGCCGACAGCGAACGGCTGGTGAAGCGCCACCACGATCCCTCCCACGGCGCGATGGTGCGGGTGGCCATCGCGCCGTGCTCGCCGTTCAGCGTCAGCCCGTCGCTGATGCGGCGCGCGGCCGAGCTGGCCGAGCGCCTCGACGTGCGGCTGCACACCCACCTGGCCGAGGATCCCGACGAGGACGCCTACTGCATGGAGCGCTTCGGCAGGCGCCCCGTCGAGCAGTTCGAGGAGGTCGGGTGGCTGACCGGCCGGTCGTGGGTGGCGCACTGCATCTACCCGTCGCGGGAGGAGATCGCCAGGCTGGGGGCCGCGGGCGTGGGAGTCGCGCACTGCCCCTCGTCGAACATGCTGATCGGTGGCGGCGGCTTCGCGCCCGTGCGCGAGTTCAGGGCGGCAGGGGTGCCCGTCGGGCTGGGCTGCGACGGATCGGCCTCCACCGACTCCGCCTCCCTCTGGCTCGAGTCTCGAACGGCGCTGCTGCTCGGCCGCCAGCGGCTTGGCCCCACCGGGATGACCGCCCGCGACGTGCTCGACATGGGCACCCGCGGCGGCGCGGCCTGCCTGGGCCGGGCGGGCGAGCTCGGCACGCTGACCGAGGGCGCGGCGGGCGACCTGGTGTGCTGGCCGCTGGAGGGGCCGGCCTACGCGGGCGCGCTGACCGACCCGGTGGAGGCGTGGCTGCGCTGCGGCCCGGCCGCGGCCAGGCACACGGTCATCGCCGGCCGTGCCCTCGTCAAGGACGGCGAGCTGATGGCTCCTGGCCTGGAGGACATCCTGGTACGGCACCGGGCGGCGGCCGCGCGCCTCCAAGGTGTCAGGTGA